The Saccharothrix variisporea genome has a segment encoding these proteins:
- a CDS encoding MCE family protein encodes MITRRLLGVVFLAVIALFLSLTVALYNDAFTKVVKVTLKTDRVGNQLQLASDVKVRGLIVGEVSDIRTEGDGAVLELALHPDQVANIPGNVSARLLPKTLFGERYVNLVVPKQPDLGNHLDQGDVIEQDRSSSAIELERVLDDLLPVLQAVQPEKLATTLTAVSQALDNRGKQLGQTLVQLDGYLGELNPQLPAIKQGISKLAEVSDVYADAAPDLVQALSDATVTSRTLVDQRDKLLAMYGTLTTTSVDLNSFITVNRNNLIQLADVSRPTLELLAKYAPEYPCLLKGLTEFKPIMDQVFGKGTNEPGLHITLEITANRGKYEPGKDDPEYADKRGPRCYDIVPRPDPFPQYPPEGPVKDGSTSPPPARNATDGTLPPNTGQINPDGTVVSSVVDAPSLANSPQEMDFLAALLAPQFGFQKSEMPSFTALLLGPLYRGAEVTV; translated from the coding sequence ATGATCACCCGCAGGCTCCTGGGCGTCGTCTTCCTCGCGGTGATCGCCCTGTTCCTCAGCCTCACCGTCGCGCTGTACAACGACGCCTTCACCAAGGTCGTCAAGGTGACGCTGAAGACCGACCGGGTCGGCAACCAGCTCCAGCTCGCCTCGGACGTGAAGGTGCGCGGGCTGATCGTCGGCGAGGTCTCCGACATCCGCACCGAGGGCGACGGCGCCGTGCTGGAACTGGCGCTGCACCCCGACCAGGTCGCCAACATCCCCGGCAACGTCTCGGCGCGCCTGCTGCCCAAGACGCTGTTCGGCGAGCGGTACGTGAACCTGGTCGTGCCCAAGCAGCCCGACCTCGGCAACCACCTCGACCAGGGCGACGTCATCGAGCAGGACCGGTCCAGCAGCGCGATCGAGCTGGAGCGGGTGCTGGACGACCTCCTGCCCGTGCTCCAGGCGGTGCAGCCGGAGAAGCTGGCCACCACGCTGACCGCCGTCTCGCAGGCCCTGGACAACCGGGGCAAGCAGCTCGGCCAGACCCTGGTCCAGCTCGACGGCTACCTGGGCGAGCTCAACCCGCAGCTGCCCGCGATCAAGCAGGGCATCAGCAAGCTGGCCGAGGTCTCCGACGTCTACGCCGACGCCGCGCCCGACCTGGTGCAGGCCTTGTCCGACGCCACGGTCACCAGCCGCACGCTGGTCGACCAGCGGGACAAGCTGCTGGCCATGTACGGCACGCTGACGACCACGAGCGTGGACCTGAACAGCTTCATCACGGTGAACCGGAACAACCTGATCCAGCTCGCCGACGTGTCCCGGCCGACGCTGGAGCTGCTGGCCAAGTACGCGCCCGAGTACCCGTGCCTGCTCAAGGGCCTGACCGAGTTCAAGCCGATCATGGACCAGGTGTTCGGCAAGGGCACCAACGAGCCGGGCCTGCACATCACGCTGGAGATCACCGCCAACCGCGGCAAGTACGAGCCGGGCAAGGACGACCCGGAGTACGCCGACAAGCGCGGCCCCCGCTGCTACGACATCGTGCCCCGGCCCGACCCGTTCCCCCAGTACCCGCCGGAGGGCCCGGTGAAGGACGGCTCGACGTCCCCGCCGCCCGCGCGCAACGCGACCGACGGCACGCTGCCGCCCAACACGGGCCAGATCAACCCGGACGGCACCGTGGTCTCGTCCGTGGTCGACGCCCCGAGCCTCGCGAACTCGCCGCAGGAGATGGACTTCCTCGCGGCCCTGCTGGCGCCGCAGTTCGGGTTCCAGAAGTCGGAGATGCCCAGCTTCACGGCCCTGCTGCTGGGGCCGCTGTACCGGGGAGCGGAGGTGACGGTGTGA
- a CDS encoding MCE family protein: MRSLAAPLIKLAIFAAVTVLATALLAVTIANVNFSAATTYTARFTDVTALNEGDDIRIAGVRVGQVQDIRVVDRRLAEVEFSLEGERRLPSSATATIKYRNLVGQRYIALEHGVGDASPLKPGDVIPLERTKPALDLTVLFNGFKPLFQALNPDDVNKLSNEIIQVLQGEGGTIDSLLRHTASLTSTLASRDKVIGEVITNLNTVLDTVNSRTDQVSTLVSTLQELTTGLAGDRQPIGEAISALGDLTGTTAGLLNEAREPLKNDIARLGVVSQTLADNEAVVEGVIQRLPAKIEGMARTASYGSWFNFFLCEGTGQIAVPPIINDPIPITALPVTQPRCRR, from the coding sequence GTGAGGTCGCTCGCCGCACCCCTGATCAAGCTGGCCATCTTCGCCGCCGTCACGGTCCTGGCGACCGCGCTGCTGGCCGTGACCATCGCGAACGTCAACTTCAGCGCCGCCACCACCTACACGGCCCGGTTCACCGACGTCACCGCCCTGAACGAGGGCGACGACATCCGCATCGCGGGCGTCCGGGTGGGTCAGGTGCAGGACATCCGGGTGGTGGACCGGCGGCTGGCGGAGGTCGAGTTCTCGCTGGAGGGCGAGCGCCGGCTGCCGTCCTCGGCGACCGCGACCATCAAGTACCGCAACCTGGTCGGCCAGCGGTACATCGCGCTGGAGCACGGCGTGGGTGACGCGTCCCCGCTCAAGCCCGGCGACGTGATCCCGCTGGAGCGCACCAAGCCCGCGCTGGACCTGACCGTGCTGTTCAACGGCTTCAAGCCGCTGTTCCAGGCGCTCAACCCGGACGACGTCAACAAGCTGTCGAACGAGATCATCCAGGTCCTCCAGGGCGAGGGCGGCACGATCGACAGCCTGTTGCGGCACACCGCGTCGCTGACCTCGACCCTGGCGAGCCGGGACAAGGTGATCGGCGAGGTCATCACCAACTTGAACACCGTTCTGGACACCGTGAACAGCCGTACGGACCAGGTCTCGACGCTCGTCTCGACCCTCCAGGAGCTGACCACGGGCCTGGCGGGGGACCGGCAGCCCATCGGCGAGGCGATCTCCGCGCTCGGCGACCTGACCGGCACCACTGCGGGCCTGCTCAACGAGGCCCGTGAGCCGCTGAAGAACGACATCGCCCGCCTGGGCGTGGTGTCCCAGACGCTGGCCGACAACGAAGCCGTGGTCGAGGGCGTCATCCAGCGGCTGCCGGCCAAGATCGAGGGCATGGCGCGCACCGCGTCCTACGGCTCCTGGTTCAACTTCTTCCTGTGCGAGGGCACGGGCCAGATCGCCGTCCCGCCGATCATCAACGACCCGATCCCGATCACCGCCCTGCCCGTCACACAGCCGAGGTGCCGCCGGTGA